The Edaphobacter sp. 12200R-103 genome contains a region encoding:
- a CDS encoding YoaK family protein — MPLFYLRRLAGSRRTETANRHLARYLAFVAGAADAGGFLAVRQYTSHMSGVVSAMADNLSLGSLSLVLRGMAAVLAFLLGAFVTTLCIRWARAHSLDSEYALPLLAEAALLIVFGLTGRRFIGGRVMGTVMLLCFTMGLQNAIVTKISNAVIRTTHLTGMVTDVGIALGRIIASLRTGEGVETEMDKVRLLASLLVMFFVGGTVGALGFKHVGFLFTLPLATILVVLAVMPILDDMRRSVADPA, encoded by the coding sequence ATGCCGCTCTTTTATCTGCGACGGCTGGCCGGAAGCCGGCGTACCGAAACAGCAAATCGGCACCTTGCCCGGTATCTCGCATTTGTAGCGGGAGCCGCGGACGCAGGCGGCTTCCTGGCGGTCCGGCAGTACACCTCGCACATGTCCGGTGTTGTATCGGCCATGGCGGACAACCTTTCGCTCGGGAGCCTTTCGCTTGTTCTGCGGGGCATGGCCGCCGTCCTTGCGTTTCTGCTGGGCGCATTTGTCACGACGCTTTGTATTCGCTGGGCGAGAGCGCATTCGCTGGACAGCGAGTATGCGCTTCCGCTGCTGGCGGAGGCCGCACTGCTGATCGTCTTCGGGTTGACGGGCCGCAGATTTATCGGTGGCCGGGTGATGGGTACGGTCATGCTGCTGTGCTTCACGATGGGGCTTCAGAATGCCATTGTGACCAAGATCTCAAACGCAGTTATCCGGACGACGCACCTGACGGGGATGGTGACCGACGTAGGAATCGCCCTGGGCAGGATCATCGCGTCGCTCAGGACGGGCGAAGGCGTCGAGACAGAAATGGATAAGGTCCGCCTGCTCGCCTCGCTGCTCGTCATGTTCTTTGTTGGAGGCACTGTCGGCGCACTTGGATTCAAGCACGTCGGCTTTCTGTTCACGCTGCCGCTGGCGACGATCCTGGTGGTGCTGGCGGTGATGCCGATCCTGGACGATATGAGAAGATCGGTCGCAGACCCAGCGTAA
- a CDS encoding carbonic anhydrase produces the protein MMEFASRRRFLLSAGAAVLAPAFAELPAGAQSNPSPDRHPDAVLDRLIEGNRHFVAGTLTHPGRSPKDFRALAQSQKPIAAILGCADSRVPPEILFDQGVGDLFIIRVAGNYVSGAGASVKGSVEYAVAELNVSLVMVLGHSQCGAVKAAIQHLHDNDALPGAINDLVNTIKPAVLESKGKPGDPLENAIRSNVRRSVERLRTLDPVIAPALHSGKIKVAGAVYDLASGNVRLV, from the coding sequence ATGATGGAGTTCGCATCTCGCCGTCGTTTTCTGCTGTCAGCCGGGGCCGCCGTCCTCGCTCCGGCCTTCGCCGAACTTCCTGCCGGCGCCCAGTCGAACCCCTCGCCAGACCGCCATCCCGATGCCGTTCTCGACCGACTTATTGAAGGAAACCGCCACTTTGTCGCGGGAACGCTGACGCATCCGGGCCGTTCCCCGAAGGATTTCAGGGCGCTTGCCCAGAGTCAAAAACCCATAGCTGCCATTCTCGGGTGTGCCGATTCCCGCGTTCCGCCTGAGATCCTCTTCGACCAGGGTGTGGGAGACCTCTTCATCATCCGGGTTGCAGGCAACTACGTCAGCGGAGCCGGAGCATCCGTCAAAGGATCGGTGGAATATGCCGTGGCCGAGCTGAATGTCTCGCTGGTGATGGTTCTGGGGCACAGCCAGTGCGGCGCGGTGAAGGCAGCCATCCAACACCTTCACGACAACGACGCGCTTCCCGGAGCGATCAATGACCTGGTGAATACCATCAAGCCCGCCGTGCTTGAGAGCAAGGGCAAACCCGGCGATCCGCTGGAGAATGCAATTCGCTCGAACGTGCGGCGATCTGTCGAGCGTCTTCGCACGCTCGATCCTGTCATAGCTCCCGCCCTTCATTCCGGCAAAATCAAAGTAGCAGGTGCCGTCTACGATCTTGCCAGCGGAAACGTCCGGCTCGTTTAG
- a CDS encoding nuclear transport factor 2 family protein — MEKEAARPPLPPFTRESAAIKVRSAEDAWNTREPGRVSLAYTIDSQWRNRSEFVRGRDEIVTFLARKWERELEYRLIKELWAFDGARIAVRFAYECHDAAGKWWRSYGNENWEFDESGLMKVRHASINDLAITESERLFHWPLGRRPDDHPGLSDLGL, encoded by the coding sequence ATGGAAAAAGAAGCCGCAAGACCGCCACTTCCTCCCTTTACCCGCGAGAGCGCCGCCATCAAGGTGCGCTCCGCCGAGGATGCCTGGAATACTCGCGAGCCCGGTCGGGTCTCGCTGGCCTACACCATCGACAGCCAGTGGAGAAACCGGTCGGAGTTCGTCCGCGGCCGCGACGAGATCGTTACTTTCCTGGCGCGCAAATGGGAGCGCGAGCTGGAGTACAGGCTCATCAAGGAGCTGTGGGCCTTCGATGGTGCGCGCATCGCCGTGCGGTTCGCCTATGAGTGTCACGATGCCGCTGGAAAGTGGTGGCGAAGCTATGGAAACGAGAACTGGGAGTTCGATGAAAGCGGCCTGATGAAGGTCCGCCACGCCAGCATCAACGATCTTGCCATTACGGAATCGGAACGGCTGTTTCACTGGCCGCTCGGGCGCAGACCCGACGACCATCCCGGTCTCAGCGACCTGGGGTTGTAG
- a CDS encoding cupin domain-containing protein, with protein MSTESRFFPIAQLAATLPEHAETMLTDIRLTDEVAASCRIFRVHRPAPAHYHTSCDEYLYVLTGRAEIAIQGLAPREIRPGELVFFKKNTVHALPRIFEHPFTVLAIDTPRRPPEDVHFVNPEDGTPESFIRTQY; from the coding sequence ATGTCGACCGAAAGCAGATTCTTCCCCATCGCCCAGCTTGCCGCCACACTCCCGGAGCATGCGGAAACCATGCTCACCGACATCCGCCTGACCGACGAGGTGGCCGCGAGCTGCCGTATCTTCCGCGTGCACCGTCCGGCCCCAGCGCACTACCACACCAGCTGCGACGAGTATCTCTACGTCCTAACGGGACGCGCCGAGATCGCCATTCAAGGTCTGGCTCCTCGCGAGATCCGCCCCGGAGAGCTGGTCTTCTTCAAAAAGAACACCGTCCACGCCCTGCCCAGGATCTTCGAGCATCCCTTTACCGTGCTGGCTATCGACACACCCCGGAGGCCACCCGAAGACGTTCACTTCGTCAATCCTGAAGACGGCACTCCAGAGAGCTTCATCCGAACGCAGTACTGA
- a CDS encoding SGNH/GDSL hydrolase family protein, translating into MTSRGYVVCQILMLSLVAGSLWGQAPSVPPAPARDAAHYEQMVKRLQDWPDLARYRQADEELGGPKAGEQRVVFLGASITDFWGRKYGEFFPGEPYVNRGISGQVTSQLLVRFQQDVVHLKPAAVILADAGANNIAGNAGPATLEMFQADIESMVAIARTNHIRVILASLLPASRFPWKPEARPADEIRQWNKWLKNYARQQGMVYLDYYSALVDDEGGMKPELAFDKAVHPNAAGYALMQPLAEKAIAEALKTPAP; encoded by the coding sequence ATGACTTCCAGAGGATATGTCGTGTGTCAGATCCTGATGCTGAGTCTCGTGGCTGGTTCGTTGTGGGGACAGGCGCCTTCCGTGCCGCCTGCTCCAGCACGGGATGCGGCCCATTATGAACAGATGGTGAAGCGGCTTCAAGACTGGCCCGATCTGGCTCGCTACCGACAGGCGGATGAAGAGCTGGGGGGTCCTAAAGCCGGCGAGCAGCGGGTGGTCTTCCTGGGCGCGTCCATCACGGACTTCTGGGGCAGAAAGTATGGCGAGTTTTTTCCCGGCGAGCCTTACGTGAACCGCGGCATCAGTGGGCAGGTGACCTCGCAGTTGCTGGTGCGCTTTCAGCAGGACGTGGTTCATCTGAAGCCGGCGGCCGTCATCCTTGCCGATGCAGGAGCCAACAACATTGCGGGCAATGCAGGGCCGGCCACGCTGGAGATGTTTCAGGCTGATATTGAATCGATGGTTGCGATTGCGCGGACAAATCATATCCGAGTGATCCTTGCGTCGCTGCTTCCGGCTTCGCGCTTTCCGTGGAAGCCGGAGGCTCGGCCCGCGGATGAGATTCGCCAGTGGAATAAGTGGCTGAAGAACTACGCGAGGCAACAGGGGATGGTATACCTGGACTACTACTCGGCCCTGGTCGATGATGAGGGAGGCATGAAGCCTGAGCTTGCGTTCGATAAAGCGGTGCATCCGAACGCTGCCGGATATGCCCTGATGCAGCCGCTGGCAGAGAAGGCAATTGCGGAGGCTTTGAAGACCCCCGCCCCGTAA
- the ggt gene encoding gamma-glutamyltransferase: protein MLRKLIQSLPHASFVTRASAVLLSASLTTTTLQAQQPGLEPTRAQHAMVVTVQHDASDAGVEILKEGGNAVDAAVAVGFALAVTYPAAGNLGGGGFMLIRDRHGRTHFLDYREKAPAAASRDMYLDEHGNVVPGMSLVGYKASGVPGSVAGLTYAQKHYGRLTLAQDMAPAIRLASEGFVLTAQEAHNLQSKNLTRFAVSARIFQRNGRFYQPGETFKQPELAETLRRIAKDPSDFYKGDMARQIADFEKAGGGLITADDLANYQVKERKPIRGRYRGYDIVTAPPPSSGGIVLVEILNILSGYDLPKLGPDRSAAQVHVITEAFRRAYMDRADYLGDPDFNNLPVKQMANRKYAAAWRASIDPAKPSPSKELVRPAGFMPPPPQAAPVKESTQTTHFSIVDKDGNAVSSTYTLNGGFGSGVTVEGLGFLLNDEMDDFTSKVGVPNVYGLIQSSANSIEPGKRPLSAMTPTIITTHGNWFHHGKLAYVMGTPGGSTIITTVANDIISAIDNGLNIQQVADAPRFHHQYLPDRLDLEKKFSVPVADQLQAMGYTINRLAVADEKNPGVWGDSELIAVDPKTGELLGGHDSRRDYGKAAGY from the coding sequence ATGCTCCGGAAACTGATTCAGAGCCTGCCCCACGCCTCTTTTGTCACTCGCGCCTCCGCTGTCCTGCTGTCGGCCTCATTGACCACAACTACCCTGCAGGCCCAGCAGCCAGGACTGGAACCCACGCGCGCGCAGCATGCCATGGTGGTGACCGTCCAGCATGACGCGTCCGATGCCGGAGTGGAGATTCTGAAAGAGGGTGGAAACGCCGTGGACGCCGCGGTCGCAGTGGGCTTTGCTCTCGCGGTGACGTACCCGGCAGCAGGAAATCTTGGCGGCGGCGGATTCATGCTGATCCGCGACAGACATGGCAGGACGCACTTCCTCGACTATCGCGAGAAAGCCCCGGCGGCAGCCTCGCGCGATATGTACCTTGACGAGCATGGCAATGTGGTTCCGGGTATGTCTCTGGTCGGATACAAGGCTTCCGGAGTTCCGGGATCGGTTGCCGGACTGACCTACGCCCAGAAGCACTATGGCAGGCTGACTCTGGCGCAGGATATGGCTCCGGCGATTCGGCTTGCCAGCGAAGGATTTGTTCTTACGGCTCAGGAGGCGCACAACCTTCAGAGCAAAAATCTGACTCGCTTTGCTGTCTCTGCGCGGATCTTTCAGCGAAACGGCCGCTTTTATCAACCGGGTGAGACATTCAAGCAGCCGGAGCTCGCCGAGACGCTGCGCCGCATCGCAAAGGACCCGAGCGATTTCTACAAAGGCGACATGGCCCGGCAGATCGCCGACTTTGAGAAGGCTGGAGGCGGCCTGATTACAGCGGACGATCTGGCGAACTACCAGGTGAAGGAACGTAAGCCCATCCGTGGCAGGTACCGCGGCTATGACATTGTTACAGCGCCTCCTCCGTCTTCGGGAGGAATCGTGCTGGTCGAAATCCTGAATATTCTTTCGGGCTATGATCTGCCAAAACTTGGCCCGGACCGCAGTGCGGCCCAGGTCCATGTCATTACAGAGGCCTTCCGCAGGGCCTATATGGACCGGGCCGACTACCTGGGCGATCCGGACTTCAACAACCTCCCGGTGAAGCAGATGGCGAACAGGAAGTATGCGGCGGCGTGGCGCGCTTCCATCGACCCGGCAAAACCCTCGCCGAGCAAAGAACTGGTGCGTCCGGCAGGTTTTATGCCGCCTCCCCCGCAGGCCGCGCCCGTGAAGGAGTCCACGCAAACGACGCACTTCTCCATCGTAGACAAGGACGGAAACGCAGTCTCCAGCACCTACACGCTGAACGGCGGCTTCGGCTCCGGAGTTACGGTGGAGGGACTGGGCTTCCTACTGAACGACGAGATGGATGACTTTACCTCGAAGGTAGGAGTGCCGAACGTCTACGGGTTGATCCAGAGCTCCGCAAATTCGATCGAGCCCGGCAAGCGTCCTCTCTCGGCGATGACACCCACAATCATCACGACGCACGGCAACTGGTTCCATCACGGCAAGCTGGCTTACGTCATGGGGACACCCGGCGGATCGACCATCATCACGACGGTGGCGAACGACATCATCAGCGCGATCGACAATGGCCTGAACATCCAGCAGGTGGCCGACGCTCCGCGCTTCCATCACCAATACCTTCCGGACCGTCTGGACCTCGAAAAGAAGTTTTCCGTACCAGTTGCCGATCAACTGCAGGCGATGGGGTACACGATCAACCGCCTGGCAGTGGCCGATGAGAAGAATCCCGGCGTGTGGGGAGATAGCGAGCTGATCGCAGTCGATCCAAAGACAGGAGAGCTGCTGGGCGGCCACGATTCGCGTCGTGACTACGGCAAGGCTGCCGGTTACTGA
- a CDS encoding beta-N-acetylhexosaminidase: MKRPIAFALLGGALFMPGFLPSLTAQSTFVNTLMPEPAHLAVGSGALTWNTSVTVGLSHFRNQRLEDAVNRTLQQIERKTGIPRQRAITTSDASTLSIDVDGAGEEIQSIDEDESYTLNVSAAGIKLHAATVVGAMRGMTTLLQLIQPGGNGFIIPAVQIEDSPRFRWRGLMIDAGRHFEPVEVIKRNLDAMAAVKLNVFHWHLTEDQGFRIESKLYPKLTGEGSDGLYYTQDEAREIVAYARARGIRVVPEFDMPGHTRSWLVGYPDLSSDPGPYTIRREFGVEQVAMDPTKESTYQFIDAFLGEMATIFPDPYLHLGGDETPGTQWKNNPRVVAFMQDHNFKNTEELQTYFSQRVLQLAKKHGKHMVGWDEILNPALPTDAIIHSWRGAKSLYDAAQRGYQGILSQPYYLDHMKSTEEYYLADPLPPGSGLSAEQSRLVLGGEACMWGEHVNELSIDSRIWPRTAAVAERLWSPENVRDVDDMYRRLWVESLRIEAVGTQHLTREGAALRELAGTENIDALRTFSSILQPVPFGERYREQHTSQLTPMDNLVDAVRPDPPSRHEVALLVRDLLKAPKANNAARAQLNTMFQRWIAAAPKVEAQMDHSPLLAVARPRAVQFAQLGQIGQQALEYLGGKKAPAAWKKSSLAKLDTAGKPQVLVLFTVIDPLRDLVNAVK; the protein is encoded by the coding sequence GTGAAGCGTCCAATCGCCTTTGCGCTGCTTGGTGGCGCCCTGTTTATGCCCGGCTTTTTGCCCTCACTTACTGCCCAGTCGACATTCGTGAACACCCTGATGCCGGAACCTGCGCACCTTGCAGTGGGTTCCGGAGCATTGACGTGGAACACCTCTGTCACGGTTGGTCTGTCTCACTTCAGGAATCAGCGTCTGGAAGACGCAGTGAACCGCACCCTGCAACAGATCGAACGCAAGACGGGCATCCCGCGCCAGCGCGCGATCACGACGAGCGACGCATCCACCTTGAGCATCGACGTCGATGGCGCAGGCGAAGAGATTCAGTCCATCGACGAAGACGAGTCCTACACGCTGAATGTCTCCGCCGCAGGCATCAAGCTGCACGCTGCCACGGTTGTCGGCGCAATGCGCGGCATGACAACACTGCTGCAGCTCATCCAGCCAGGCGGCAACGGATTCATCATCCCCGCAGTACAGATCGAGGACTCGCCGCGCTTCCGCTGGCGCGGCCTGATGATCGACGCCGGTCGTCACTTCGAGCCGGTTGAGGTGATCAAGCGCAATCTGGACGCGATGGCAGCCGTCAAGCTGAACGTCTTCCACTGGCACTTGACGGAAGACCAGGGCTTCCGCATCGAGAGCAAGCTCTACCCCAAGCTGACGGGTGAAGGCTCTGACGGCCTGTATTACACGCAGGACGAGGCGCGCGAGATCGTGGCGTATGCTCGCGCCCGAGGCATCCGCGTCGTGCCTGAGTTCGACATGCCCGGCCACACGCGAAGCTGGCTGGTGGGCTACCCCGACCTGTCGAGCGATCCCGGTCCGTACACCATCCGTCGTGAGTTCGGTGTGGAACAGGTCGCCATGGACCCCACCAAGGAGAGCACGTATCAGTTCATCGATGCCTTCCTTGGAGAGATGGCGACGATCTTCCCCGACCCGTATCTGCACCTTGGAGGCGACGAGACGCCGGGAACGCAGTGGAAGAACAATCCCCGCGTTGTGGCCTTTATGCAAGACCACAACTTCAAGAACACCGAGGAATTGCAGACGTACTTCTCGCAGCGTGTACTGCAGCTTGCCAAGAAGCATGGCAAACACATGGTGGGCTGGGACGAGATCCTGAATCCGGCGCTCCCGACCGATGCGATCATCCATTCGTGGCGCGGTGCGAAGTCGCTCTACGACGCTGCGCAGCGCGGCTACCAGGGTATCCTGTCGCAGCCCTACTATCTGGATCACATGAAGTCGACGGAGGAATATTACCTTGCCGATCCGCTTCCTCCGGGCTCGGGCCTGTCCGCAGAGCAGAGCAGGCTGGTGCTGGGAGGCGAGGCCTGCATGTGGGGCGAGCACGTCAACGAGCTGTCGATCGATTCGCGCATCTGGCCGCGCACTGCAGCCGTGGCAGAGCGCCTCTGGTCGCCTGAGAATGTGCGCGACGTGGACGACATGTATCGCCGCCTGTGGGTGGAATCACTGCGGATTGAAGCTGTCGGAACGCAGCACCTGACCCGCGAGGGAGCAGCCCTGCGCGAGCTTGCAGGCACCGAAAATATCGATGCGCTGCGCACCTTCTCTTCGATCCTGCAGCCAGTTCCATTCGGCGAACGCTACCGGGAGCAGCACACCTCACAGCTGACCCCGATGGATAATCTGGTCGACGCCGTGCGGCCTGATCCTCCGTCGCGGCACGAGGTCGCCCTGCTTGTTCGCGACCTCCTGAAGGCCCCAAAGGCGAACAACGCTGCCCGCGCGCAGCTCAACACCATGTTCCAGCGCTGGATTGCAGCAGCCCCGAAGGTCGAGGCCCAGATGGATCATTCACCTCTGCTGGCGGTGGCGCGTCCGCGCGCCGTACAGTTTGCGCAGCTTGGACAGATCGGGCAGCAAGCGCTGGAATACCTGGGTGGAAAGAAGGCGCCGGCAGCATGGAAGAAATCCAGCCTCGCTAAACTGGATACCGCAGGAAAGCCCCAGGTGTTGGTCCTGTTCACGGTCATCGATCCGTTGCGCGACCTGGTCAATGCCGTGAAGTAG
- a CDS encoding PEP-CTERM sorting domain-containing protein, translated as MRNKLRLLCLGLFALTAPGLFATPLPVGAYSLTASTPTSGIHSGSDVGTVTGTLVFDAASNLTFADLTFDDTTSAKVFTFTDPGPTTIAMPPGLLSATISNAVDPNQYFAFSIRVPGNASGTFTLTCGTDCDNWMLVDDGDPNLTYVEVTGSIAPVPEPSTIALLGTGVIAAFGMRRRSSRSLRA; from the coding sequence ATGAGAAACAAGCTTCGTCTTCTGTGCCTCGGCCTCTTCGCACTCACAGCCCCCGGCCTTTTTGCCACGCCGCTGCCGGTGGGCGCCTACAGCCTTACAGCATCTACGCCGACCTCCGGCATTCACTCCGGGTCCGACGTCGGCACGGTCACCGGCACCCTTGTCTTCGACGCCGCCTCAAACCTTACCTTTGCCGACCTTACCTTCGACGACACCACCTCGGCGAAGGTCTTCACCTTCACCGATCCCGGACCGACCACCATCGCCATGCCTCCCGGCCTGCTCAGCGCGACCATCTCCAATGCAGTCGATCCCAACCAGTACTTCGCCTTCAGTATCCGGGTTCCCGGCAATGCTTCAGGCACATTTACCCTCACCTGCGGAACTGACTGCGACAATTGGATGCTGGTGGACGACGGTGATCCCAACCTGACCTATGTAGAGGTGACCGGCTCTATTGCCCCGGTCCCGGAACCCTCTACGATCGCCCTGCTTGGAACAGGGGTTATCGCCGCCTTTGGCATGCGTCGACGATCTTCACGGAGTCTCCGGGCCTGA
- a CDS encoding alpha/beta fold hydrolase — protein MPYLTVGRDAGNIDIYYEDHGVGNPVVLIHGFPLSSRSWERQIPPLIESGHRVIVYDRRGFGRSSQTIAGYNYDVFAEDLRKIIKHLDLKRPSLVGFSMGAGEVARYISRYGSQNVARAVFISGVPPYLAQSPENPAGLPDEVRKQIENTIRQDRLTFLTGFFETMYNADVLLGSRLTEEELRYSWNIGSMASPSGTLQCVGTWWTDFRGCVTRIDVPTLIIHGDADRTIPLEGSSRLLQKAIRGSRLAIIQGAPHGLLTTHADKVNPLLVDFLR, from the coding sequence ATGCCCTACCTTACCGTCGGAAGAGATGCAGGCAACATCGATATCTACTATGAGGATCACGGCGTCGGTAATCCGGTCGTCCTGATCCACGGCTTTCCGCTCAGCAGCAGATCGTGGGAGAGACAGATTCCTCCTTTGATTGAAAGCGGTCATCGCGTCATCGTTTATGATCGCCGTGGCTTCGGCAGATCGTCGCAGACGATCGCAGGATACAACTACGACGTCTTCGCTGAAGACCTCCGTAAGATCATCAAGCATCTTGACCTCAAACGCCCCTCGCTCGTCGGTTTCTCGATGGGGGCCGGCGAGGTCGCGCGTTATATCTCCCGCTACGGATCGCAGAACGTCGCTCGCGCAGTCTTCATCTCCGGCGTTCCTCCCTACCTGGCGCAGTCTCCTGAAAACCCGGCGGGCCTGCCGGATGAGGTACGGAAGCAGATTGAGAACACGATTCGACAGGACCGCCTCACCTTCCTGACGGGCTTCTTTGAGACGATGTACAACGCCGATGTGCTTCTGGGCTCGCGCCTGACGGAAGAGGAGCTGCGGTACAGCTGGAACATCGGCTCCATGGCCTCGCCTTCCGGCACACTGCAATGCGTCGGCACGTGGTGGACCGATTTTCGCGGTTGCGTCACCCGGATCGATGTGCCGACGCTGATCATCCACGGCGATGCGGACCGGACCATTCCGCTCGAAGGCAGCTCGCGTCTGCTGCAGAAGGCGATTCGCGGGAGCAGGCTCGCCATCATCCAGGGAGCGCCTCACGGCCTGCTGACAACCCACGCCGACAAGGTCAATCCTCTGCTGGTTGATTTTCTGCGGTAG
- a CDS encoding SGNH/GDSL hydrolase family protein: protein MLRGISALVIAASLTAMAYGQNTAAPPASATAPATPAPVDTAKQIAAMQKKLEDWAQLSRYRDANATLPPAANGEKRVVFYGDSITDAWARKPEEFFPGKPYVGRGISGQTTPQMLVRFQQDVVHLKPAVVVILAGTNDIAGNTGPSTPQMIEDNFASMIDIAKANNIRVVVSSILPADHYAWKPGVQPAEQIRQMNVRLKDLCQREGLVYLDYYSAMANANGGLGPDLAKDGVHPTAKGYAIMSPLAEKAIAEALAH, encoded by the coding sequence ATGCTTCGTGGAATTTCCGCATTGGTGATTGCGGCCTCGCTGACAGCGATGGCTTACGGCCAGAACACGGCTGCGCCTCCGGCGTCTGCTACAGCACCGGCAACTCCTGCACCAGTTGATACGGCGAAGCAGATCGCGGCCATGCAGAAGAAGCTGGAGGACTGGGCGCAGCTCTCACGTTATCGCGATGCGAATGCCACGCTGCCGCCAGCAGCCAATGGAGAGAAGCGCGTCGTCTTTTATGGTGACTCCATTACTGACGCCTGGGCCCGCAAGCCTGAGGAGTTCTTTCCCGGCAAGCCATACGTGGGCCGCGGCATTAGCGGCCAGACGACCCCGCAGATGCTGGTCCGCTTCCAGCAGGACGTCGTTCACCTGAAACCCGCTGTCGTCGTCATCCTGGCAGGAACGAACGATATCGCCGGCAACACCGGACCTTCTACGCCGCAGATGATCGAGGACAACTTCGCATCGATGATCGATATTGCAAAGGCGAACAACATCCGCGTCGTCGTCTCGTCGATCCTGCCGGCGGATCATTACGCGTGGAAACCCGGCGTGCAGCCTGCCGAGCAGATCCGCCAGATGAACGTGCGTCTCAAGGATCTTTGCCAGCGCGAAGGTCTCGTCTATCTCGACTACTACTCGGCGATGGCGAATGCCAATGGCGGTCTCGGTCCTGATCTTGCCAAAGATGGTGTTCACCCCACAGCCAAGGGATATGCGATCATGTCTCCCCTGGCCGAAAAGGCCATCGCTGAGGCACTGGCCCACTAG
- a CDS encoding sugar phosphate isomerase/epimerase, giving the protein MLPGVSTHVFLSQRLHPGLLDALERGGARTIELFAARHHFDYTDRAVIREFATWFNDTGVGATLHQPIFTREQSENWSRHVSPTLSLLDLEKGHRIEAMDEVKRALDVAELIPVSAVTLHLGLKDDPWDERAIENSLTAIEHIKAFAHPLGVKVLLENMQNDVTTPEHLLEILHVGHFDSVGITLDVGHAHLSQTGLEHAVELLRGRIHEIHVHDNQGMRDEHLWPGSGSIDWQLFQRLAGKLPAEVPGILEIAYDLEESTDAVITKTTQCFSNQARMEDKLQESGQERVED; this is encoded by the coding sequence ATGCTTCCCGGAGTCTCTACCCACGTCTTTCTCTCCCAGCGGCTTCACCCCGGCTTGCTGGATGCACTGGAGCGCGGGGGAGCCCGCACCATCGAGCTGTTCGCCGCGCGGCACCACTTCGACTACACCGACCGCGCCGTCATACGCGAGTTCGCCACCTGGTTCAACGACACCGGCGTCGGCGCCACGCTGCACCAGCCTATCTTCACACGCGAGCAATCGGAAAACTGGTCGCGGCATGTCAGCCCCACACTCTCGCTCCTCGATCTGGAGAAGGGCCACAGAATCGAGGCCATGGACGAGGTCAAGCGCGCGCTCGATGTTGCCGAGCTGATCCCTGTCTCCGCTGTCACTCTCCATCTTGGACTCAAAGACGACCCATGGGACGAGAGAGCCATCGAGAACTCCCTCACGGCCATCGAGCACATCAAAGCCTTCGCTCATCCTCTGGGCGTTAAGGTGCTGCTTGAGAATATGCAGAACGACGTGACCACGCCGGAGCATCTGCTCGAGATCCTGCATGTCGGCCACTTCGACAGCGTCGGCATCACGCTCGATGTTGGCCACGCCCACCTGAGCCAGACAGGCCTGGAACACGCCGTAGAACTTCTACGAGGACGCATCCACGAGATACACGTGCACGACAACCAGGGTATGCGTGACGAGCACCTGTGGCCGGGCTCAGGCAGCATCGACTGGCAGCTCTTCCAGCGGCTGGCGGGCAAGCTCCCCGCTGAGGTTCCGGGTATCCTCGAGATCGCCTATGACCTCGAAGAAAGCACTGATGCCGTGATCACGAAGACCACGCAGTGCTTCTCTAACCAGGCACGCATGGAAGACAAGCTGCAGGAGTCCGGACAGGAACGAGTCGAAGACTGA